One genomic window of Pseudomonadales bacterium includes the following:
- a CDS encoding peptidylprolyl isomerase, whose product MSVVTLHTTHGDITLELDAAKAPATVASFLEYARSGFYAGTIFHRVIDGFMIQGGGMDENMNQKKTNAPVKNEANNGLKNNTGTIAMARTMDPHSATAQFFINVKDNDFLNFKSETSQGWGYCVFGKVSDGMDVVNKIKGVKTGSKGGHQDVPVENITITSVTVK is encoded by the coding sequence ATGTCCGTAGTTACCCTGCACACCACCCACGGCGATATCACTCTCGAACTGGATGCGGCAAAAGCGCCCGCCACCGTCGCCAGCTTTCTGGAATACGCGCGCAGCGGCTTCTACGCAGGCACGATTTTCCATCGCGTGATTGACGGCTTCATGATCCAAGGCGGCGGCATGGATGAAAACATGAACCAGAAAAAAACCAACGCGCCAGTGAAAAACGAAGCCAACAACGGTTTGAAAAACAACACTGGCACCATCGCCATGGCGCGCACCATGGATCCGCACTCAGCTACGGCGCAGTTTTTCATCAATGTGAAAGACAACGATTTCCTCAATTTCAAAAGCGAAACTTCGCAAGGTTGGGGCTACTGCGTGTTCGGCAAAGTGAGCGATGGCATGGATGTGGTGAATAAAATCAAAGGCGTGAAAACAGGTTCTAAAGGCGGTCACCAAGATGTGCCGGTAGAAAACATCACCATCACTTCCGTCACTGTGAAATAA
- a CDS encoding glutamine--tRNA ligase/YqeY domain fusion protein, which produces MSKQPSKSSEATKPAHFIRQIIAADVAAGLHDGKVQTRFPPEPNGYLHIGHAKSICLNFGMAEEFGGLCNLRFDDTNPEKENDEYIRSIQDDVRWLGFQWSGEVRHASGYFQQLYDWAVYLIEQGKAYVCHLTPEEARAHRGTLTEAGKNSPYRERSAAENLDLFTRMKNGEFADGECVLRAKIDMASPNMNLRDPIMYRIRRAHHHQTGDAWCIYPTYDYTHGQSDAIEGITHSICTLEFEDHKPLYDWYLDNLPVPARPRQYEFARLNLNYTVTSKRKLKQLVDEKHVSGWDDPRMPTIAGLRRRGVTPQALRQFCEMIGVTRSDGIVDVSMLEFAIRDDLDKNAARAMCVFNPLKVVITNFDATRVEQLTAPKHPQREDLGTRELPFTRELFIDRNDFREVAEKDFKRLVLGQEVRLRNAYVIRADEVIKDANGEIIELRCSYDPDTHGKNPADGRKVKGVIHWVSATQCVDVELRLYERLFTAENPEADKDKTFLDFINPQSLSVIHAKAESSLKNTAPETRFQFEREGYFCSDRYDCTPNLLVFNRTIGLKDSFGK; this is translated from the coding sequence ATGAGCAAACAGCCCAGCAAGTCTTCAGAAGCTACCAAGCCTGCCCATTTTATTCGCCAGATCATTGCCGCCGATGTCGCGGCGGGTCTACACGATGGCAAGGTGCAAACCCGTTTCCCGCCCGAGCCGAACGGCTATCTGCACATCGGCCACGCGAAATCCATCTGTCTCAATTTCGGCATGGCCGAAGAATTTGGCGGACTGTGCAATTTGCGTTTTGATGACACCAATCCCGAAAAAGAAAACGACGAATATATTCGTTCGATTCAAGACGATGTGCGCTGGCTCGGCTTTCAATGGAGTGGCGAAGTGCGCCACGCCTCTGGCTATTTTCAGCAGTTGTACGATTGGGCCGTGTATTTGATCGAGCAAGGCAAAGCCTATGTCTGCCATCTCACGCCCGAGGAAGCGCGCGCGCATCGTGGCACACTCACGGAAGCAGGCAAAAACAGCCCGTATCGCGAACGCAGCGCAGCAGAAAATCTCGATTTATTCACGCGCATGAAAAACGGTGAATTTGCCGACGGTGAATGCGTGCTGCGCGCCAAAATTGATATGGCCAGCCCCAACATGAATTTGCGCGACCCGATCATGTATCGCATTCGGCGCGCGCATCATCATCAAACGGGCGACGCTTGGTGCATCTACCCCACTTACGATTACACCCACGGTCAATCCGATGCGATTGAAGGCATCACGCATTCCATTTGCACACTGGAATTTGAAGATCACAAACCGCTGTACGATTGGTATCTCGATAATTTGCCTGTACCAGCGCGTCCGCGCCAATACGAATTTGCGCGTTTGAATCTCAATTACACCGTCACCAGCAAACGCAAATTAAAACAGTTGGTGGATGAAAAGCATGTCAGCGGTTGGGATGATCCGCGCATGCCGACGATTGCCGGTTTGCGCCGTCGCGGTGTGACACCACAAGCCCTGCGTCAATTTTGCGAAATGATCGGCGTGACGCGCAGCGACGGTATCGTCGATGTCAGCATGTTGGAATTTGCTATTCGCGACGATCTAGATAAAAACGCCGCGCGCGCCATGTGTGTGTTCAATCCATTGAAAGTCGTCATCACCAATTTTGATGCCACACGCGTTGAACAACTCACTGCTCCGAAACATCCACAGCGCGAAGATCTCGGCACACGCGAACTGCCCTTCACGCGTGAATTGTTTATCGACCGCAATGATTTCCGCGAAGTAGCAGAAAAAGATTTCAAACGCCTCGTGCTCGGCCAAGAAGTGCGTTTGCGCAATGCCTATGTCATCCGCGCCGACGAAGTGATTAAAGATGCAAACGGCGAAATCATCGAACTGCGCTGCTCTTATGACCCAGACACTCACGGCAAAAACCCTGCAGATGGTCGCAAGGTGAAAGGTGTGATTCATTGGGTGTCGGCAACACAGTGCGTCGATGTCGAATTGCGTTTGTATGAAAGATTATTCACCGCAGAAAATCCAGAAGCCGACAAAGACAAAACCTTTCTCGACTTCATCAATCCGCAATCGCTGTCGGTTATTCACGCCAAAGCAGAAAGCAGCTTGAAAAATACCGCGCCAGAAACGCGTTTTCAATTTGAGCGCGAAGGCTATTTTTGCAGTGATCGCTACGACTGCACACCAAACCTCTTGGTGTTCAACCGCACCATCGGTTTGAAAGATTCTTTTGGTAAGTGA
- the cysS gene encoding cysteine--tRNA ligase produces the protein MKIYNTLTRQKQEFVPLVAGHIKMYVCGMTVYDYCHLGHARVLVAFDAITRYLRARGWQVTYVRNITDIDDKILKRADENGEAYTALTARFIQAMHEDEQRLGVARPDLEPCATAHIEQIIAMTQQLIAKGYAYHANNNDVYYSVSRFENYGKLSGKNPEELLAGARIEVDEAKRDPRDFALWKSAKEGEVFWPSPWGNGRPGWHIECSAMSTCCLGDSFDIHGGGPDLPFPHHENEIAQSEAATGKTYAGYWMHAGAVRVNNEKMSKSLGNFFTIREILNQYHPEVVRYLLLASHYRSAINYSEENLHIARGALERFYTALRGLDNIPTLPLSQLDAEHPSVARFIAEMDDDFGTPEAIAVLFDLARQLNTARAASDEQQATELATILKSLGAVLGILQADADTFLQAGSSEGLSAEAIEQLIADRVQAKKDKNFARADQIRDELKTHGIILEDTRNGKTTWRSE, from the coding sequence ATGAAAATCTACAACACGCTCACGCGCCAAAAACAAGAGTTCGTACCGCTGGTCGCCGGTCACATTAAAATGTATGTCTGCGGCATGACGGTGTACGACTACTGTCACCTCGGTCACGCGCGCGTTTTGGTGGCGTTTGATGCCATCACCCGCTATTTACGCGCACGCGGTTGGCAGGTGACTTATGTGCGCAACATCACCGACATCGACGACAAAATTTTGAAACGCGCCGACGAAAACGGCGAAGCCTACACCGCACTGACTGCGCGTTTTATTCAGGCGATGCACGAAGATGAGCAGCGCCTCGGCGTGGCGCGCCCCGATCTCGAACCTTGCGCTACAGCGCATATCGAGCAAATCATTGCGATGACGCAACAGCTCATAGCCAAAGGTTACGCTTATCACGCTAACAACAATGATGTGTATTACAGCGTCAGCCGCTTTGAAAATTACGGCAAATTGTCGGGCAAAAATCCAGAAGAATTGCTCGCTGGTGCGCGCATTGAAGTCGATGAAGCCAAACGCGATCCGCGCGATTTTGCGCTGTGGAAATCTGCCAAAGAGGGTGAAGTTTTTTGGCCTTCACCGTGGGGCAATGGTCGCCCCGGCTGGCATATCGAATGCTCGGCGATGTCCACTTGCTGCCTCGGTGATTCTTTCGACATTCACGGCGGCGGTCCCGATTTACCGTTTCCACATCACGAAAATGAAATTGCGCAATCCGAAGCAGCAACAGGAAAAACTTACGCTGGCTACTGGATGCACGCCGGCGCGGTGCGCGTCAACAATGAAAAAATGTCGAAATCACTCGGCAACTTTTTCACCATTCGTGAAATTCTCAATCAATACCACCCCGAAGTGGTGCGCTATTTATTGCTCGCCAGCCATTACCGCAGCGCAATCAATTACTCAGAAGAGAACTTACACATTGCACGCGGCGCACTGGAGCGTTTTTATACCGCGCTACGCGGTTTAGACAATATTCCCACGCTGCCACTGTCACAACTGGATGCGGAGCATCCCTCCGTTGCGCGCTTTATTGCTGAAATGGACGATGACTTCGGCACGCCCGAAGCGATTGCAGTGTTGTTTGATTTAGCGCGCCAGCTCAACACGGCACGTGCAGCAAGCGACGAGCAACAAGCCACTGAGTTAGCCACTATTTTGAAATCACTCGGCGCTGTTTTAGGTATTTTGCAGGCTGATGCTGATACTTTTTTGCAAGCGGGCAGCAGCGAAGGCCTGAGTGCAGAAGCTATCGAGCAATTGATTGCGGATCGCGTGCAAGCCAAGAAAGACAAAAACTTTGCGCGCGCCGATCAAATCCGCGATGAACTCAAAACGCATGGCATCATCTTAGAAGATACTCGTAATGGTAAGACCACATGGCGGAGCGAATGA
- a CDS encoding TIGR01621 family pseudouridine synthase, whose protein sequence is MIPLLEHEDFFVFDKPAGVSFHSENGTGFFVQCQQHFPNETLFPVHRLDRITSGLLLVARNKAAANTLGTMFESREIHKTYIALSDKTPSKKQGTVSGDMARSRDGQWKLLRSQDNPAVTRFASRSLAPNLRLFTLKPQTGRTHQLRVMMKALGSPIIGDERYGGTPADRGYLHALQLAFDWQGQTISVLSEPSSGTLFQKMASFIQSAS, encoded by the coding sequence ATGATTCCCTTACTCGAACATGAAGATTTTTTTGTGTTCGACAAACCGGCCGGTGTCAGTTTTCACAGCGAAAACGGCACCGGCTTTTTTGTGCAATGCCAACAACACTTTCCCAACGAAACATTGTTTCCCGTTCATCGCTTAGATCGCATTACCTCTGGCTTGTTACTCGTCGCACGCAACAAAGCAGCTGCTAACACTTTGGGCACAATGTTTGAATCGCGCGAAATCCACAAAACTTATATTGCACTGAGTGATAAAACGCCATCCAAAAAACAAGGTACGGTCAGTGGCGATATGGCGCGCAGCCGTGATGGGCAGTGGAAGTTGCTGCGCAGCCAAGACAACCCCGCCGTCACGCGTTTTGCATCGCGCTCACTGGCGCCCAACTTGCGCTTATTTACACTCAAACCGCAAACGGGACGCACACATCAATTGCGCGTGATGATGAAAGCCCTCGGCAGCCCCATCATCGGTGACGAACGCTACGGTGGCACACCCGCAGATCGCGGTTATTTGCACGCATTGCAACTGGCTTTTGATTGGCAAGGACAAACCATTTCCGTACTGAGTGAACCCTCGAGCGGCACACTGTTTCAAAAAATGGCATCGTTCATTCAATCCGCTTCATGA
- a CDS encoding glutaminyl-peptide cyclotransferase produces the protein MRRTLLFALALLLPLSVFAQTASWTLLHTVPRAPQHFTQGLVFSGEQLFESTGRYGQSAVIAYDAKTLLEKKRVYLPDNVFGEGLTVLNGKLYQLSWKSQKIFIYNTQLQLLKTLPMRGEGWGLTTDGTSLIVSNGSDTLQFLDPETGNLQRKISVRDDNKAQKNINELEWLDGYILANVWLSNTVLLIDARSGEVVNRYDFTALAATQTSQENPEKNPDDVLNGLAWSPYTQTLLMTGKNWPVWFVVKITQPQH, from the coding sequence ATGAGGCGCACTCTTCTTTTTGCATTGGCACTGCTCCTGCCGTTGTCCGTGTTTGCACAAACTGCATCATGGACACTGTTGCACACAGTGCCGCGCGCACCGCAACATTTCACGCAGGGCTTAGTTTTTTCTGGCGAGCAATTGTTCGAAAGCACAGGGCGTTACGGACAATCCGCTGTCATTGCTTACGACGCGAAAACTCTGCTCGAAAAAAAACGCGTCTATTTACCGGATAATGTTTTTGGTGAAGGACTCACTGTATTAAACGGCAAGCTATATCAACTGAGCTGGAAATCACAAAAAATATTTATCTACAACACGCAGCTGCAATTATTAAAAACTCTGCCCATGCGCGGTGAAGGCTGGGGGCTCACAACCGACGGCACATCGCTTATCGTAAGCAACGGATCGGATACCCTGCAGTTTTTAGATCCAGAAACGGGCAACTTGCAGCGCAAAATTAGCGTGCGCGATGACAACAAGGCACAGAAAAACATCAATGAATTGGAATGGCTTGACGGCTATATTCTGGCCAATGTATGGCTCAGCAATACTGTACTGCTAATTGATGCGCGCAGCGGAGAGGTGGTCAATCGCTACGATTTCACTGCGCTCGCTGCCACACAAACTTCGCAAGAAAATCCAGAAAAAAATCCAGACGATGTTCTAAACGGCCTCGCGTGGAGCCCTTACACGCAAACCCTACTTATGACAGGGAAGAACTGGCCCGTGTGGTTTGTAGTGAAAATCACGCAGCCACAACACTAG
- a CDS encoding SdiA-regulated domain-containing protein, with the protein MSRSKKITVVALGLLLVVALLLASGYHQGMHHQIRFAWWQWGQEGEPSEKAIQLDTFYAVVDAKPIENLNDEISALTFDPDRRTLFAVTNQNPSIVELSLDGRLLRRVKLQGFIDPEAIEYFAKDQYVVSDERDQRLVKVRLKDGVTEVNSADFQQLSFGLELNGNKGFEGLAYDHRNKRLFVAKERDPVRIYEIKGFPQVDQTKPMAVKIVDDPDRNAGLFVSDLSSLQYDDYSGHLLALSDQSHLILELDVTGWPISKLSLRGGKHGLKDTVPQAEGVAMDDEGVLYLVSEPDLFYVFHRKK; encoded by the coding sequence ATGTCGCGTTCAAAAAAAATAACAGTAGTTGCACTGGGGTTGTTGCTGGTCGTCGCGCTACTGTTAGCGAGTGGCTATCACCAAGGCATGCACCATCAAATTCGATTCGCGTGGTGGCAGTGGGGGCAAGAGGGGGAGCCATCTGAGAAGGCAATTCAGCTGGACACATTTTATGCGGTGGTTGATGCGAAGCCGATAGAAAATTTGAATGATGAAATTTCCGCGCTGACTTTTGATCCGGATCGCCGCACACTTTTTGCTGTCACCAATCAAAACCCCAGTATCGTCGAATTGTCCTTGGATGGGCGTTTATTGCGCCGTGTAAAACTGCAAGGTTTTATTGATCCTGAAGCCATCGAGTATTTTGCGAAAGATCAGTATGTGGTGAGCGACGAGCGCGATCAGCGCTTGGTGAAAGTGCGTTTGAAAGATGGCGTGACGGAAGTGAATTCTGCAGATTTTCAACAGCTGTCTTTTGGATTGGAATTAAATGGCAATAAAGGTTTTGAGGGGCTGGCTTACGATCACCGCAACAAGCGATTGTTTGTGGCAAAAGAGCGCGATCCTGTGCGTATCTATGAGATAAAAGGCTTCCCGCAGGTAGATCAAACAAAACCAATGGCTGTGAAAATTGTTGATGATCCTGATCGCAACGCCGGATTGTTTGTCAGTGATTTATCCAGTTTGCAGTACGATGATTACAGTGGGCATTTATTGGCGCTATCGGATCAATCGCATCTTATTCTGGAGTTGGATGTAACTGGATGGCCGATCAGTAAATTGTCTTTGCGCGGCGGAAAGCACGGTTTGAAAGACACAGTGCCTCAAGCAGAGGGCGTGGCGATGGATGATGAAGGCGTGCTCTATTTGGTGAGTGAGCCGGATTTGTTTTATGTTTTTCACAGAAAAAAATAA
- a CDS encoding insulinase family protein: MSTMTSTPVAAPSFELLRSQQIAALNVRVEEYRHKKTGAQHIHIAADNEENVFLVALRTVPHDSTGVAHILEHTALCGSKKYPVRDPFFLMTRRSLNTFMNAFTSSDWTAYPFASQNKQDFNNLLDVYLDAVFFSRLDPLDFAQEGHRLEFENKQDASSPLTFKGVVFNEMKGAMSSVTSTLWQTLTRYVFPTTTYHHNSGGEPSCIPDLTYEQLVAFYRTHYHPSNSIFMTFGNISAAEHQQKFEAQALSHFDYLDHTISVSDEKRYLAPVSVAEFYALDEENTQGKTHIVMAWLLGHSADLKTNLEAQLLTAVLLDNAASPLQQALETSPLGSSPSPMCGLENSQKELLFAAGLEGSDPEHTQAVETLILDVLRDVAENGVPQEQIDACLHQLELQQRELSGDGYPYGLQLILQALTSATHRGDAFALLDLDPAIAALHEAIRDPDFIKRLARDLLLNNTHRVTLTLKPDTQLSQRSEAAEAAQLASIRAALSDDECKTIIEQSLALQERQEAVLDENILPRVTLADVPADMHIAQADRVDNNAVPLTRYNIGTNGLVYQQLIVDLPALNAEETHLLPLYCACLTEVGHGALDYLQAQQQQAAVCGGISAYPSMRGSIDDVNAVQGFLVLSTKMLVRNQQAAAQLLFDTWQRARFDEVQRLRELIAQMRTRRERSLTGNGHALAMSAASAGLSPLTQFQHAVGGLAGVAWIKQLDRALDDAAVLKKFSQQLLQLHQKMLLQSSQLLLVSEQERADECAAQLQKLWHTAPAQNPSVFALPFSAHSVKQLWQTSTQVNFCARAWPTVAMNHPDAAALSVLGGYLRNGYLHRAIREQGGAYGGGASQDSTLGAFRLYSYRDPRLTDTLADFDRSLDWLATTAPDAQKVEEAILGVIASLDKPGSPAGEAKSAFHNRLFGRHDDVRRAFRSRILAVTGQDLQRVGALYLTSEKANTAVMSGANSTDEAIKLGLEICKLDA; this comes from the coding sequence ATGTCGACTATGACCTCCACTCCAGTTGCCGCACCTTCGTTTGAATTACTGCGCAGCCAACAGATCGCAGCCCTCAATGTGCGCGTGGAAGAATATCGACACAAAAAAACTGGCGCACAACACATCCATATCGCTGCAGACAATGAAGAAAATGTTTTTCTCGTCGCTCTGCGCACTGTGCCGCACGACTCCACCGGCGTGGCGCATATTTTGGAACACACAGCGCTGTGCGGCAGTAAAAAATATCCCGTGCGCGATCCTTTCTTTTTAATGACGCGCCGTTCGCTCAACACATTTATGAATGCGTTCACCAGTTCGGATTGGACAGCCTATCCATTCGCCAGCCAAAACAAACAAGATTTTAATAATTTACTCGATGTGTATTTGGATGCCGTTTTCTTCTCACGACTCGATCCTTTGGATTTTGCACAAGAAGGTCATCGTCTTGAGTTTGAAAATAAGCAAGATGCTTCTTCGCCACTGACTTTCAAAGGTGTGGTGTTTAACGAAATGAAAGGCGCGATGAGCTCGGTAACTTCCACGCTGTGGCAAACGCTGACGCGCTATGTTTTCCCCACTACCACTTATCATCACAACAGTGGCGGCGAACCCTCCTGCATTCCTGATTTAACTTACGAGCAATTGGTTGCGTTTTATCGCACGCATTACCATCCCTCTAATTCTATTTTTATGACTTTCGGCAACATCTCCGCTGCCGAGCATCAACAAAAATTTGAAGCGCAAGCGCTGTCGCATTTTGATTATTTGGATCACACCATCAGCGTCAGTGATGAAAAGCGCTATCTCGCGCCCGTTTCCGTGGCAGAGTTTTACGCGCTGGATGAAGAAAATACACAAGGTAAAACACATATCGTCATGGCTTGGCTGCTGGGTCACAGCGCCGATTTAAAAACCAATTTAGAAGCACAATTGCTTACTGCCGTGTTGCTCGACAATGCTGCCTCACCGCTACAACAAGCCTTAGAAACTTCACCGCTGGGCAGTTCGCCGTCGCCCATGTGCGGCTTAGAAAACTCACAAAAAGAATTATTGTTTGCCGCCGGTTTAGAGGGTTCGGACCCAGAACATACGCAAGCAGTTGAAACTTTAATTCTCGATGTGTTGCGCGATGTTGCTGAAAACGGTGTGCCGCAAGAACAAATCGACGCCTGCTTGCATCAACTGGAATTGCAACAGCGCGAATTGAGTGGCGATGGCTACCCTTATGGTTTGCAACTGATTCTGCAGGCACTTACTAGCGCGACCCATCGCGGTGATGCTTTTGCACTGCTTGATTTAGATCCTGCGATTGCTGCTTTGCATGAAGCCATTCGTGATCCTGATTTTATTAAACGCTTGGCGCGCGATTTGCTGCTCAACAACACACACCGCGTTACGCTGACACTCAAACCTGACACGCAATTATCGCAGCGCAGCGAAGCGGCAGAAGCCGCGCAGCTAGCGAGTATTCGCGCGGCACTCAGCGACGACGAATGCAAAACAATTATTGAACAAAGCCTCGCGCTGCAAGAACGCCAAGAAGCGGTGCTCGATGAAAACATCTTGCCGCGCGTCACACTGGCGGATGTGCCAGCCGATATGCACATCGCACAGGCGGATCGCGTAGACAATAACGCTGTACCGCTCACGCGCTACAACATCGGCACTAACGGTTTGGTGTATCAGCAATTGATTGTCGATTTACCGGCGCTGAATGCCGAAGAAACCCATTTGCTACCACTGTACTGCGCCTGTCTCACAGAGGTAGGTCACGGCGCGTTAGATTATTTGCAAGCGCAACAACAGCAAGCGGCGGTGTGTGGCGGTATCAGCGCGTATCCGTCCATGCGTGGCAGCATTGACGATGTGAATGCTGTGCAAGGTTTCTTGGTGTTATCAACAAAAATGTTGGTGCGCAATCAACAAGCAGCGGCACAACTGTTATTCGACACTTGGCAGCGCGCGCGTTTTGATGAAGTGCAACGCCTGCGCGAATTGATCGCACAAATGCGTACTCGCCGTGAGCGCAGCCTCACCGGCAATGGTCACGCGCTCGCCATGTCAGCCGCCAGTGCCGGCCTTTCACCGCTGACGCAATTCCAACACGCAGTCGGTGGTTTAGCGGGTGTGGCGTGGATCAAGCAGTTGGATCGCGCATTGGATGATGCAGCGGTGTTGAAAAAATTCTCACAACAATTGTTGCAACTGCATCAAAAAATGTTGCTGCAATCTTCACAATTGTTGTTGGTGTCTGAACAAGAACGCGCGGATGAATGCGCTGCGCAATTGCAAAAACTGTGGCACACAGCACCCGCACAAAATCCTTCTGTTTTTGCACTGCCTTTTTCTGCACACAGCGTGAAGCAACTGTGGCAGACCAGCACGCAAGTGAACTTCTGCGCGCGCGCTTGGCCTACGGTGGCGATGAACCATCCCGATGCTGCTGCGCTCTCGGTACTGGGCGGCTATTTGCGCAACGGCTATTTGCATCGCGCCATTCGCGAACAGGGCGGCGCTTACGGTGGTGGTGCCAGCCAAGACAGCACGCTGGGCGCTTTCCGCTTGTACTCGTATCGCGACCCGCGTCTAACAGACACGCTGGCTGATTTCGACCGCTCGCTGGACTGGCTCGCTACCACTGCGCCTGACGCGCAGAAAGTGGAAGAAGCCATCTTGGGTGTGATCGCTTCGCTCGACAAACCAGGCTCACCGGCAGGCGAAGCGAAATCCGCTTTCCACAACCGTCTGTTCGGTCGCCACGACGATGTGCGCCGCGCATTCCGCAGCCGCATCCTCGCCGTCACAGGGCAAGATTTACAGCGCGTCGGCGCGTTGTATCTCACGTCAGAAAAGGCCAACACCG